AGTGCAAACATTCAGCCACAACTTCTTTCCCTGAAGGAATAAGTAAGCACACCGTGCTTCTGACAGCCTGTTCACAAAAGCAGCAGTCACAATGAAGACAACTGCTAACATTAAGTACTTTTACGTCTTGCACAACCAGGTAGGAAATTATTTATGAATGATAAAATGTAGCAGTTCCCTTCTGCAgttagctttaaaataaataagacaaagttcattttgttttgttcctagtGTTGCATAAAGCTTCTCAGTTTTGGTCTGCTTGCACCCAGCTTTGCTGAGCTACTGGCAGAACCCTCAGACTCTACAGCCTCTTCAATGCTTCTCCCCGTGCTGCACTTCAGATTAAAAGCATCTATTGaaataaacttcagaaaaacCCCCTCAGGATTTGGCAATACAGAAATGGAAGCTGAGCAGCGCCTCCACCACTTGAGCAACCTCAAGATACACGCAAGCCATTGTTGATGTGATCCCCTAGCTACTTTCattgtattatttaaaaaaccaaacaccacCAACAAATAAGAAGGACTTTTTTACTTTGTCTTCTTCGGTTCTGGTGTTCTCGACACCCTCCTGATGGGTCTAGTGCTTGGAGATGGAGACTGTCTTCTCTGGGGCGATGCTGACGCTCCCCTTCGCAGTGGTGGTGGGCTTGAAGAGGTATGAGAAGCTCTAGGCCGTGGTGAAGGTGaatgccttttgttttgtgGTGGAGAACGTGTTTCCCGATTGGACCTACTGGGAGGAGAACCCTTCCGGTGCTTGGAAGATATCGATGGTGAGCGCCTTTTAGCAGCTGGAGAGCTCCtttgttttggtggtggtgAATGGGAGACTCTGCGTTTTGACTGCGGAGAAGGCGATGCTCGTCGTttgggtggaggaggaggagaagccGTTCTTCTCTTTGGAGGTGGAGAAGGAGAATATCGCCTTTGTATCGGAGGGGAGTACCTCCGTGGAGAAGGTGAGCGTCTGCGTGGGGGCGGTGAAGGAGacctacaaagaaaataaaggtttaAGTACCACACAGGCATGGGAATCAGTTACCAGTGTCAGTCAGTATGcctaaaaagggaaaaagactCACACGAATGTTTCTCTAAACTTAGTTAATACTTTATTCAATAGCAAGCTTCTTGGAACTGTTTGATATTTGGGACCAGATGTGGCAATCAATCCACAAGCAGAATACACAACTACCTCAGAAAATCTCAGCAGCACAACTACAGCCCCCTCAGCAAGCTGTGCATCACGGAACAGGTTTCCTACAGTCTTTTTACAGGTCACAGCTGGAAGTTAACAAACCAAAAATGACCAAAATCAAAGCACAGTACCTTCGGCGGGGCAATGAGGGTGAGCGGCGTCgcctgggaggggggggtggggaaggagagCGCCGTCGGCGGGCAGGTGGGGGGGATgggctcctcctcctcctactGAAGAAACAAAGGGATTACTCAGAAAAGTTGCAGCTGAGCCACAGGTTTATTCTTCTCATTCCACTATATTATATAATCTCCCTTCATGTGCTTTTAATTCTACTAGAAATGCTAATGAGGGGATAAAAAGGGAGATCACCTAATTAGCCAGACCAGCTAACAAACAGCTCTCTCATCACACAGTGATATGACTGCTCGGTGTACAGTGTGGAAGGAactaatattttttctcctgcttcGGTTGGATACAGCAGCAGCCTGAATCATaaaatgtcttgggttggaagggacctcaaagatcacaaAGCTCCAAcacctctgctgcaggcagggccaccaacctccccatttcataccattccaggctgcccagggccccgtccaacctggccttgaacacctccagggatggacggggcatccacagcctctctgggcagctgttccagcacctcaccactctcataggaaagaacatccccctgacatccaacctaaatctttcctccttcaacttaaaaccatttccccttgtcctgctattatctaccctctcaaagagttgactcccctcctttttataggctcccttcaggtacggGAAGGAAGTACTGAAGCTGGATCGATGTGAACAGCATGAAACTTCATTCTTGGAAACAGCTCTTACCTATGGATCTAAAATCCAAAGGAACTTATCTCTTGAAATGTTAAGAATAATCAGAGTTGCTGCTAAATTGCAGCTATCTGGATTCAAGTTACTCAGAAAATGAGTCATTTTCTATTCTCCAAGATAAGGTTTAATACAGACTTTtggaaaaatgtgaataaaCTGTGCACTTTCGTGGCATTAATAAATGGAGGAAAACTGGTgttctgtaaggaaaaaagggtccttctcaaaagcaaatcagataaaacaaaatgataaaggataaaatgaaaacaataaaaaattaaagGGCTCATTaaagaaactgaagtttcaTTCCAAACACCCTGGCTGTTGTTCTACAAGGCAATTAGTTGTAATTTTTATAGGTAAGGCTTTGTTTCAAAGGAACGTTCTTTAATGATCTGGGAAAATAGCAGTCTCCAAGTGTCAGGGTTGCACTAATTAAACGTCTTTAAGTACTCACATGACAGGCAATAGGCAAATTTAAGTATGCTGCAAGATAGTTTAACACCTTTGAATCCTGTTTTACACagcattgtttcttttcttcttgatttttttttccctgctagTGAAATATTCCAATACCCAAACCATTATGGGACAGATAAGTCTGAATTTCCCTCATGTTGCTTGAGGTTTGAGGTTGCTTGAGGTTTGAATTTGAGCTTGCAAATTCAAAGGAAAGAAGTACTTATCCATAACAAGAGCCTAAATGATTATCAGTGTGTAAATCCTGTTAAAGATATGAATTTCTAACCAACCTTTTCATCACGGGTGATTGCCACCTCTTTTCCATCTGCATCCTGacagcagtggaagaaaaacaaaacaaagacaaaaaaaatctaactgCCCAGTATTTGAGGCAGAAATTAACACATTCCAACAAATCCAGATTAACTCTCAACAAGTAAAGAGAATACAGTCTTGGAATGGACCAAGGGTCCATCTAACCAGGCATCCCTCACATGACATGCAGTGCTAGATGCTTCAGGGATAGATAATGAAAAGCAGCCTGTATTGAAAGTCTAACTTACCTCAGTGAGATGAAAGGTTGCCAGTTTTAAGAGAATTACATCAACTGTTGCACAAGCTTAGTGCACAGCAGGGGCTTTAAAGTATTACATCTCAAATCACAGACTCTCAAGAGGAAGCCTGCTGTATAACCAGCACTGagattttggttttcttctttaagttattttggagaaaaaaagattaccTCCTTGCACAATTCTGTGCTAAGAGGGCACAACTAAGCTCTTTTGGGTAGCTGCTGGCAGACACACACATCAACTCAACAGCTATCAGAGAAAAAAGATGAGCTGTGCTCACTGTAACAAGTCATTACCGAGGGGAAGGCTCCTTCTGTCGTTTCCGTGGGGATGGTGATGGACTGCGGGAATGGgaatggcggcggcggcggccgacCTCCCCATTCTTCACATTGGATCTCTTCGGTCTTTCCTCTTCAGATGAAGATGAGGAGCCAGAATCTATGAATGGAGAAGAATTACCCTCTGTAAAACAATTCTTATGACCGTTGCAGAGATACCGATATGGTTATAATGCTGTTTAAATCACTAATCCTCCACTCCTGCTAGACAAGAAGGCTCTGTTTAGAAGCAGTTAACAACCAATGTTAATTTGTAGTTGATAAACCCAGCAGAGCTGGGTAACAACACCTGCAGCAACTAACTCTACATCTAAAAAATTAACTAGCCAGGTCATTCTAAAAATGATCTGCTGTTATGCATAGAAACACTAAGTCAGGAGTCTGAGACATTAGGAAATAACCTACTGCAGTAAGAGACTAAGGAAGTCATGGGAAACAACATTAGTGTGTGATGGAAAGAGTTTAAAAGTGCAGCTTTCAAAGACGCATAACAGGAAACATGCCAGAACCTCTAAGAATTAAGCCTCATTTAACGAAAGTACCATGAACAATAATTAAAGTTACTCCATTATGAGTGGGTAAATATACAGTTAAGTTTGCAAtagcactgcacacagcaaaatcattttaaaatcaacattTGAACTGAACGATAACTAACTCCTGCAGGAGCATTAATCCAGGTGTAGGAAATGCAGGTTATCCATACCAGATGAAGACTGTTGATTTTGCCTTCTGTACTGACGTCTCTGTTGCACAGAATCTGCTGCAGCCATTTTACCTCCCTTATCTTCTTCTGAAAAGATAAAGACATAGaatatttaaattgaaaatgaattttgcCTTGCTCAGCAGAAGTAATGTCAGTTGACAGTCAATCAggtgtgctttgttttttttttaaatttaaataagaaTATATTAAGATAGCACTGAGTCTGAAGCATGCTTTGGCCAAGCTTTTTTATGGAGAGCTCAGATGGAAGATTTGAGGCAGTGTCAATGATCATCTTATGCTTCTCAAAACCTTATTTCAATGCCAGCTTATCAACAGCACTCAGCACTTCACTAACATACTTTATTGCTACCTTAGACCAAAAACCCCAAAGGCAGTGTTGACAAGTGAGAACCATACCTGACTCAGACAGCTCAGCTTTCCTTGGTTTTGGTGCTGGTGAAGGAGATTCTCTTTTTTCAGTACTCTTATGCTTGGGtgctaaaagaaaaccaaacaagttgcttcaatttgtttgttttttaaaatccatgCACGCTTTTCTGTTCAAACAAGCTGCAGATGTCATCTTTGAGAAGATGGAAGCATAAAGACAAAGCTGCTGAAAGAAACTCATCTCTTACCTGATGCCCTGCCAGGTGAAACAGAGCCACGGCTTTTCCTTGCACGATTTGACTGCTGAGGCGTTGGAGATCTGCGTGGTTTGGGAGGTGGACTTGCTGGTGGGGATGGTCTGTGCCTTCGCCTCGGGGGGCTGGCAGAAGGAGACAGCCTACGTGTTTTACGAGGAGGACTGGATACAGTTCTTTTAGGTGGTTTCTTTGGTGGAGATCGGGAacgtgaggaggaggaggaagagctaCTGCCAGACAAAGACGCTGATGACCGTCTTCTCCTGTAAATCAAATGTAATATTAGACACCGACCTGGCCTAGGAAACGTTTGAGCACGAACACAGAATTGAATTTGTTTGCAAGCACATATACAGAGCCACATACAGCAGCACTTCCAAAACATGGCGAACAGCCTCCAGCACTTGGTTTGTAGAAGAGATTAAGAACCaatcttttcattatttttaaactacagtgagcaaaaaaaataaaaaacggTTAGTGTTACCCTTACTGGCTTTTCTGTCAATCTACAGGCTACAACTAAGCTTTTCTCCTGGGAACAATTAGTTTTCTTTGGGCTCTCTACTTTTGGATGGTTAAGAGGATTCTCCATGTTAGCACACGTGATTTAATCATCTTTCAAACAGATCTATTTCAGAGTTTAGTGTGCAAGTATGCTGAGAGGTTTTTATACCAGGAGGCAAAAATTTCAGACAACAACTCTGAACCTGTGGTATTCATCCTTATGCTTTAGTTTCTCATCTTTactttgtaattttaaaaagataggGCCTCTAGAATTCTGCGGCAAAATTTGTGGCAAGTTCTGTTGCAACTGTGTACCTGCAGAATCCACCTTTGGCTGCAGAATTCCTGAGAacctggaaaaaagaaaccctaCCTTGAGTGAGACAAACACTTGCTGAAAGGGAGCTCTTGTACATCTTGCAAGATACATGCTTGATACTTCCCACAGTTTTTGCAATAACTGTGCAAAATGAATATCTTTacaaagtcaaaaaaaaaagtacttatcacttgcttaaaaaaaggaagaactgtTCCTTCTTAGAAAGGAGGAACCACTGTACGCAGGAAGCACCGCTTCAGTTCTCTTCTTATGAAGAGGACAGGAATTTATCCTATTCCTACGAAGACGAATCCCTGTTTTGACACTGCCCTGAGTACGTAATTCTCTGCAACGCAACTCAGAACTTTCCTACCAGAATAGTTGCTCATGGATCAAAAATATAACCTTCAACACTAAAGAGCAGACCTTAAGGAgttcttatttttaatcagaagaacatgaagaaatacatttcaagTCAAAGTTTAATTTTTACCTTAACTTTACATAATGGAACAGTGagtcataattaaaaaaatcccagcaaGTATAATCCAGGGCCTGTTCTAACATTTCCCTCCACGGGGAAATAAAGACAGCTAAATGATGCCTCATCTGCCTAAGTTGGGAGCTATCCAGAGCCATTTCAAGGTCTGAAGTTGCCACTTTTTGAAAAGGTGGACAGCTGTTGGCTGTCCCCAAAATACTTACAAAACATGACATGGCAGTTTCTACATCATTCAAATCATACATTACTGGCAGCGCTGAGAAAAGATAAACAAGACAATTCTGATAAATCTCATTCACCAAaactaactgaaaaaaagaagagaagggaaatctTACCGCCTCACCGGTGatctgcttcttctgtgccTGGGTGGGGGAGGCATCCGCCTTGGAGGAGTCCTCCTCCTCGGAGACGGCCGTCGTCTGGGACTGGGTCGCCTTCTAGGGGAGTAAGACCTGTCACAATCAGAAATCCCAATGAAAAGCAACCATCTAATTTTCAAATTTGAGGAACGCCATCCTCTGGGAATGGGGTGAGAAGTTGCTTTTCTCCAACTGTGTAAATTAAAGTACTGCTTAAATTATGATGCCAAGTGCTGCATTCAGCTACAATCAGCAGTTTTAGGTTTACAAACACCTTCTAAGGagtgaagaggggaaaaaaatgaagaggaggggaggaatTTGCAAAATCTTCAGTATCAGATCACCTAAAAGGTGGCTACATAATTCCTACTGAGTGCACCATTCCCTCCCTCGTCACCATTAGTCTCTGCAACCTCTTTCTCATAAACTAATGAGGACAACAGCTCCCCAAGATGTTTATTCATTGAATACATCATTCTCATCTGGCCCAAAACATTCACAGCTCAACATCACTAAAAACACAATTACCTCCACTGAGATCATGACATTAAATGGCAactccagaagaaaacattcagttCTCAACCTCTGCCATCGAGGCAAATTGAAGCCCTACCTTGACCGTGATCTGTGACGCCTTCTTGGTCGAGAATGAGAGGGAGAACGTGATCGAGACCTTGACCTTGACTTAGAGCGAGTTGGGGATCTTTGACGagtcttctctttctccttctctctctccttctttgAATTACGTTCTGGTGAAATTTCTTTTGTCTCTGGTACAGGAGGTTCAGATTTAGGAGCTTTTGGGATATcactattaaaaagaaaaacttgatTTACAAGCACATACAGACTGTAGCCACTGGAGTAACATTTTAGAAGCTGATGCTGTATTCCCCAACAAAGAACATTCTCTTGCCCATCTTCTGACATGTTAAAAATCCTACTCTACAACGGTGAAGAGAATTAGAATATGGTACAATGTTTTGAAGGCAAGCAAAAGTAACACCAAGGCTGTGCATTAGTTGGCTGGAAAACAAGATGACATtgtcagaagcagaaaggaCACCCAGTGTAACGAAACAACAGTGGCAGCTCAGGACTCTGCCCTTAGAATTTTATACAGGGAAATAGAATTCCTACTGAAAATTCTTAGACAAATACTCATGTCATTTTAGGGGAACAGGGAGAAGTAGACATTGTAGTCAAGCTTGGAGGAATAATCTTTAACATGCATTAAGACCATTTCCATTCTTTAAGAAGCAATATACCACTCTCTACAGTTATGACACCCACCTGTTCGAAGTTGCCTCTTGAACAACAGTCTCCTTTGGTTTCACAGAGGGTTCTGGCTCAGGAGTTGCCTCCTTCTTTTCTGGTGCAGGCGTAGCACTGCGGCTCTTGGTTCTGTGATGAGGGGAGCGAGAATGGCTGCGCTTCCGCTCCCGTCTGATGGGTGAGGATCTCCTCCTGGGGGAAGGAGACCTCGATTTGCGcctgggaaaaagaagcaatGCATCATGAAATAacacatgtaaaaataaaaccagtgaTTTTCAGGACCTAAAAGCTCTTCTGAATCAGGTTGATTCTCAGTACTCATCTACAGCACATGCAGGAGGACTCAGAATTTCTGCTAGCAATTTACAGCCAACATTTCATACTTCAAAAAGACAAAGCCTGGAAGAGATGAACCACTGAAAGCAGCTGCTAGTTTAAACAGTATCCCTGTCAATGTCTAACTGCTAATCAATAATTGCAAGAAGTTAAAAAGCCCGCTGAAATAGCTAAGGGGAACATTTACAAACTTCCATGAACTTATTCCCTGCCATGCATTCTTTGCCACAGTCTACAGTACTGTTGGATATACACTACCCGAGTATTTTTATTACCTTCTTGGACTCCTGGAtctgtctcttttttctctgttgtctTTGTCTTCCTTATCCCTCTTCTCCTTGTCTTCATCTTGTTTCTTCATAGAAGCCAGCTTCTCTTGCTCTATCTAGTAACCAAACATCACTGAGCTCAGAGGCATCACAGAGACCTTATCTAAGttgtatttaagaaaacaaaaactctaCTGCTTCAGactaaaatatttgttcttcaCACAAAGAGTTCTGCTGAACCCAAACCACTGTCTATAGCAGCAGTACCTGCACTGCCTCTAATTCTGCACAATGCTCTCAACTCACCCACAATTCTGTAATGAAATCCTACCTGCCGCTGTttaatctcttctttcttcagttccAGAAAAGCAGTTGGAATACCAGCAATGTTTTCTTGTGCACTTAACAGCAGTGGCCATAGTTCGCCCATGAACTCCCTAGCATTTTTCCCATTCAAAAAACCAGTCAGGTTGATTTGCATCATTTTGGAATCTGGATTCTGCAAAGAGACATGACAGGAAGACAAGCCGgttatctgaaaaaaacaacctacaATTTgtcttaaaattaaattaaagctACCATGGGGACTAGAATACATATACACTCAAGAATTCTAAGTATATAGGTTTTAAATCTGTCCCTAGTGGTTTCTCATCAATACAAGTTTATTGTATTACTAAATTTCTTTTGTGTCTTACCATAAAGATTCAAAGGCCTGTTAATCCTTTGTGGGTTTCACAATTATTTTTGGACTGTGTGACTGCTAGACAAGCAAACAACCAAAGGCCTTAAATTTAACACACCGTTACAATGCTGGTAAGAGttctaagcatttttttcctgaatgttttGATACTCCTTGCTTGGAAATCCTCCTTACCATCTGCACAACGGACAGAAGCCATGGAATTGCCTAACACTGCAGATGACATCCTGCTAAGTACCTTAAGTCCTGCTGTCAGCGTTCAAGATTCATGCATGCATTTTCTTACTTGCTTCAAAACATTAAGACTATGCCTGCACTGAGGGAGCATATGCTAAAATACGTGtcttacagattttctttcctcaaagtAATTATGTCATGTCCACAAAGGGTTAAGAGGTCAAAGAGTGGTTCAACATTAAAGTGGGCTTTTTAATTCTAATGTTGTTTGTTGGTCAAGCAACAAGGTCCATATAACAAGCACAGCTCAACAGCACAAAGCAAGTACAGATTCCAGGtgtcttcagtttcttcttggAACCTTGGGGGTTTTGGAATCGCCAAGTCCCCTGTAGAGAAAGATGTTCCCTTGGCTTGCTTCCGACTCCCTACTGCAACTCAACCACCTTGAGTTTAATGTTATATCATTTATCTAAATTGCAAAAGACGAACAAGCAATAATGAGTACACAAccacaaaaaaatattgtttttataaACGTTCTAAACTTTAATCATGCTTAGTATAAGGGGAATTAAAATGAGTACTCAGATTTTATTAGCTAacacatactaaaaaaaaacattttctactaCAAAACCCTAACTTCATTTAGCTTATTAAAACTTATTTCCCCTTTTTGtatctacatattcattaaaTAGACATATATGAATATCTTCAAAATACaatgagatttatttatttaaacagcaATACCTTTTATCAGTTGAAATGTCAACTGCTCTCTCAAAAGACAGGGGTGAACACTTAGGGAAAAAGATTAAGTGTAAAGTACATCAGCATGAGAATGGTTTGCCAATAATGCATGGTACGTCTTTTACTGTCCCTTGGGTTGCAGTGGCACAGTGGcagatattaagaaaaactgACTTTATTACCACTTCATATCTTTTCATATCCTTCCCTATGAAGAACTAAAGGACCTCAATGTTCACACTGTATTAGGCTGAAAATTAACTATAAAGCAAATACAAGTACTAACCTACAATaattaataaaaggaaaaaatgaacataGCTATAGATCTGGCCTCTTAAATTGACTCAAGTATGCTTTATTAAATTACCATCCAATCCATTTAGAATTCCCCTCATGCTTCACATAAAACCTCATCTACTTTACAGTAATTTCAAGAGCAGTGTAAAGCTTTGCCCAATTGCTCTTTCCTGGATTTTTGGTTCGGCCACTTTACACAACTCACCTCCAAACACACACTGCATCATCAAGGGAGTTGGGTCAGAGCGACATTGGACACTCACTCTGCTGTGACCTAATAAGGTGATGGTGCTATACTTCAGACGCAAGGAATAACTTCCATTTTGGTTCAGGCCTTTTAAATCATAAATCACATCATCATTAGAAAATTGCTGTCAAAGTAACTTAACATGtaacagcaaaattaaaacagTAAGTTTGATTTTCACCTGAGCAGTTTGCAAACTATGCACCTTCACTAAGCTTCCAGCCTTACAGCTGTTTACAAAgtgaatttctttcaaaaatatacAAAGTAATAAAATCCCTCCTAATTGTACTTGAGAAATTCACAGATTCAATAGAATTCATAATAATTATGTTACACATTCAGAAGCAATATACACAACAAAATCGTTACCTTCACTTCCAACTGGTTGAATATAAATTCAATTACTACATCATCTTCAAACCCAAGGATTTCTGTTACTCGTTTTGTTATCCATGGTTTGATTACTTCCAGATTTACTTTGCTCATGTCCACCTATAttaaagaggaaggagaaagaaatcattCTCAAAATGAGCCTTTCCACTAAATACACCAGCTGAGAGTACCTAGGATTCTTTCACCACCACGACTGACTTGCGCAGTGCCACACGCATCATTATCCTGGCccagctttgttttaaaatagtttctaaactcttctgtgttttaaatcagTTTCTAACCTCTTCTGAACCACGGTGCTTTGATTCAAGTACCAGTCTGGACCTCTCATTTTGAAATTGTGTTTTACATAAAAACCCACTGGTATTACAAAGTGAATATTACCACCTTCTTCTAAAACCATACCAGAGGAAATGACATTCCTTGCATTCTCATATGTACCACCTGATATACAGTTAAGAACCACACCTGATTCAAAGTCTTATTTCTCCACCCCATCCCAATCAACTTACCTTCTTTTCTAAGCATTCTGCAAATTTCAACTGCTTCAACAGCTTCTTCTGCTTATTGCTGAAGCgattgtcctgctctgcactTGTTCCCTAGGGCACAGGAAACAACACGGTCAGTCTGCGTGGCATCCAGCCACCCCTTAGGAGCAGATCCCTGTGCTTCACTCCACACGTTAGCACCGAGCAGTGACACAGCTCTGTACATAAATAATCCTTCTCAATTTTAGCACTGCAGCCTTCACTTACTGCTGAAGATTGAGGGGTAGGCAGGCTCCAGAGCTCTGTATCTTAATCTCATAATCCCCCTAGCATCATACTCACATGTACAGCAGCGTCACGCTGCTATGAAACTGACCTACAGTGGAACTCACAAGCCTTCAGAAGGAACAAGCTTTTTCCTCTGTCCAAGAACAAAAGCATTCTATTTAGCTAACAACATCAGTGAAACTGCCAGGTAAATTTTTGAAGCACATTACCTAAACGTGGAGGCAGCAAGAGTACAAAGAATACTGTTTTATTGATCATGCTCTGTTAAAGTTCACCAACTTGTTCCACTTTCATGAGCAGAAACTATAGGTTAAGCCATCTAGAACTGAAGGCTTGTCTGGaaaatttatttgcaaaaaaagaaaaagtaaacagaacaacagaagaaaggacTCAAATGCTGATAACCTGTTACTAATCAAAAACAAGCCTGCAATTCACAGAGTTTATTTGGGAAAGCAACAGGAGTGATGAAAACCACAGAATTTATATGCAGTTGCCTATGGGAGATGACTTGAGTGCCAGAAAGTATCTAGAACTAGCAACAGAATATACTGCAAGGCTCCCAAGCACAGAATACAGACTGCAACCATTAACATTGCCATTTGCTACTCTGCCATACAGGAATCCTGGAGACTCATTGAGGCACTTGCTGGGCTTTAGTCTGTAATacctgcagcctgtgggatgGCTTACACGTTAGCAAAACACGCAGTACTTGTCAGATTGTTGTGAAGTGTAAAAACACCACTTAAAGTCCTGCCTCAGCCCCgtgttgctttttattctgtttttagaaGTCACCTCCGAGAGCCCAATCTAAAAGAGTATTCAATTTCTGATCCGTTGCCCTCAGTGCCATAATCCCACCATCAGTGACAACTACCTGATCTGCAAACCTGTAAAGAATGGTACCACTGGGGAACATGGATGTAACTCTCCTGAACCCAACTCCTCGCCCACagctgatggttttttttttttcctcttttaaccAATCTGCCACATTGTCACCAAAATCCAGAAACGAAACTCACTGACCCCAGAGAGGTCAGAAAGGCAACAGcacttcctgcagcactgtgtgcatgGGGGGGAAATCACTGCTTCCACTGTGTACCACCAGGAGCTATAAAGCACATGGGTCTTATACACGTTAACATGGATTCATAGGCACTCACCAAGTGACTGCCTACTACTAGAATTGCTATATGTACTAAAATATAATACTACACAAGTGCTGTGTTATATGGACTTCTTGCAAAGGGTCTTTGGTGACTGTGGGGCTATGCTATCCACGTCAGGTCTTCCATAAGGTCAAGCACTTATTTACAAAGACATGGCTGTTGACTAAGCTCCTAATGAGCACTTTGAGCTTGTTGTGGTGCCCATAGCATCAGCCCCAGCAGAGTACAGCACACCTCCCTATGGCCCATGGAACACAGACTCTGCTttcaggctgcagctctcctgctgagCTGGGAAAACTACCTTCTCTGGA
Above is a genomic segment from Gallus gallus isolate bGalGal1 chromosome 23, bGalGal1.mat.broiler.GRCg7b, whole genome shotgun sequence containing:
- the SRRM1 gene encoding serine/arginine repetitive matrix protein 1 isoform X3, whose protein sequence is MDAGFFRGTSAEQDNRFSNKQKKLLKQLKFAECLEKKVDMSKVNLEVIKPWITKRVTEILGFEDDVVIEFIFNQLEVKNPDSKMMQINLTGFLNGKNAREFMGELWPLLLSAQENIAGIPTAFLELKKEEIKQRQIEQEKLASMKKQDEDKEKRDKEDKDNREKRDRSRSPRRRKSRSPSPRRRSSPIRRERKRSHSRSPHHRTKSRSATPAPEKKEATPEPEPSVKPKETVVQEATSNSDIPKAPKSEPPVPETKEISPERNSKKEREKEKEKTRQRSPTRSKSRSRSRSRSPSHSRPRRRHRSRSRRRPSPRRRPSPRRRTPPRRMPPPPRHRRSRSPVRRRRRSSASLSGSSSSSSSSRSRSPPKKPPKRTVSSPPRKTRRLSPSASPPRRRHRPSPPASPPPKPRRSPTPQQSNRARKSRGSVSPGRASAPKHKSTEKRESPSPAPKPRKAELSESEEDKGGKMAAADSVQQRRQYRRQNQQSSSDSGSSSSSEEERPKRSNVKNGEVGRRRRHSHSRSPSPSPRKRQKEPSPRMQMEKRWQSPVMKSRRRRSPSPPPARRRRSPSPPPPPRRRRSPSLPRRRSPSPPPRRRSPSPRRYSPPIQRRYSPSPPPKRRTASPPPPPKRRASPSPQSKRRVSHSPPPKQRSSPAAKRRSPSISSKHRKGSPPSRSNRETRSPPQNKRHSPSPRPRASHTSSSPPPLRRGASASPQRRQSPSPSTRPIRRVSRTPEPKKTKASTPSPRSARRVSSSRSASGSPEPAPKKHQGPPSPARSRSPSANWSPAKKAKSPTQSPSPARNSDQEGGGKKKKKKKDKKHKKDKKHKKHKKHKKEKAAVAAAPAAVAAADTTSAQEEQEAETEPKKETESEPEDNLDDLEKHLREKALRSMRKAQVSPPS
- the SRRM1 gene encoding serine/arginine repetitive matrix protein 1 isoform X5, which gives rise to MDAGFFRGTSAEQDNRFSNKQKKLLKQLKFAECLEKKVDMSKVNLEVIKPWITKRVTEILGFEDDVVIEFIFNQLEVKNPDSKMMQINLTGFLNGKNAREFMGELWPLLLSAQENIAGIPTAFLELKKEEIKQRQIEQEKLASMKKQDEDKEKRDKEDKDNREKRDRSRSPRRRKSRSPSPRRRSSPIRRERKRSHSRSPHHRTKSRSATPAPEKKEATPEPEPSVKPKETVVQEATSNSDIPKAPKSEPPVPETKEISPERNSKKEREKEKEKTRQRSPTRSKSRSRSRSRSPSHSRPRRRHRSRSRSYSPRRRPSPRRRPSPRRRTPPRRMPPPPRHRRSRSPVRRRRRSSASLSGSSSSSSSSRSRSPPKKPPKRTVSSPPRKTRRLSPSASPPRRRHRPSPPASPPPKPRRSPTPQQSNRARKSRGSVSPGRASAPKHKSTEKRESPSPAPKPRKAELSESEEDKGGKMAAADSVQQRRQYRRQNQQSSSDSGSSSSSEEERPKRSNVKNGEVGRRRRHSHSRSPSPSPRKRQKEPSPRRRRRSPSPPPARRRRSPSPPPPPRRRRSPSLPRRRSPSPPPRRRSPSPRRYSPPIQRRYSPSPPPKRRTASPPPPPKRRASPSPQSKRRVSHSPPPKQRSSPAAKRRSPSISSKHRKGSPPSRSNRETRSPPQNKRHSPSPRPRASHTSSSPPPLRRGASASPQRRQSPSPSTRPIRRVSRTPEPKKTKASTPSPRSARRVSSSRSASGSPEPAPKKHQGPPSPARSRSPSANWSPAKKAKSPTQSPSPARNSDQEGGGKKKKKKKDKKHKKDKKHKKHKKHKKEKAAVAAAPAAVAAADTTSAQEEQEAETEPKKETESEPEDNLDDLEKHLREKALRSMRKAQVSPPS